The Desmonostoc muscorum LEGE 12446 genome includes a region encoding these proteins:
- a CDS encoding SDR family NAD(P)-dependent oxidoreductase, with protein sequence MTTLAAKTVLLTGASRGLGVYIARALAREQATVLCVSRFKSGLDTTCAQIKALGGKGISIPFDIKNVTELSNLKQQINKLAGPVDIIINNAGIEIYRDFVDYSLEDLQSILTINLLAAVELTRLFLPSMLERRTGHIVNIASLAGKKGVPYNSIYSASKAGLIMWTDAMRQELAATDTNISVICPGYISETGMTVNSRVSAPWLAGTSTPIDVANAVIRAIKQNKAEIIVNQNSLTANMTKLMFAIGQFCPEFVDRVYHCLDIVKLNRRRVNAKIFATDHINVPIDHYGIRHKKS encoded by the coding sequence ATGACAACTTTAGCAGCTAAAACAGTACTTTTGACAGGTGCATCACGCGGTTTAGGAGTATATATTGCTCGCGCTCTAGCTAGAGAGCAAGCAACTGTGCTTTGCGTTTCTCGTTTTAAGTCAGGACTAGATACAACATGTGCTCAAATCAAAGCTTTGGGTGGAAAAGGGATAAGTATTCCCTTTGATATTAAAAACGTGACAGAATTATCAAATCTCAAACAGCAAATTAATAAACTTGCTGGACCAGTAGATATTATAATTAATAATGCTGGCATAGAAATTTACCGAGATTTTGTTGATTATTCTCTAGAGGATCTCCAGTCAATATTGACAATTAATCTACTCGCTGCTGTTGAATTAACCCGTTTGTTTCTGCCAAGTATGTTGGAACGGCGTACTGGTCACATTGTTAATATTGCTTCTCTAGCTGGTAAAAAGGGAGTCCCTTACAACAGCATTTATTCTGCTAGTAAAGCTGGTTTGATTATGTGGACTGATGCTATGCGACAAGAACTAGCTGCTACTGATACTAATATCTCGGTAATCTGTCCAGGATATATCTCTGAAACTGGTATGACTGTTAATAGTCGCGTATCTGCTCCTTGGTTAGCAGGTACATCTACACCAATAGATGTAGCAAATGCAGTAATTAGAGCTATTAAACAAAACAAAGCAGAGATAATTGTTAATCAAAATTCGCTAACAGCAAATATGACTAAACTAATGTTTGCTATTGGCCAATTTTGCCCAGAATTTGTAGATAGAGTTTATCATTGCTTGGACATAGTTAAGCTTAACCGCAGGCGTGTAAATGCGAAAATTTTTGCCACAGATCATATAAATGTGCCAATTGATCATTATGGAATACGTCACAAAAAGAGTTAA
- a CDS encoding class I SAM-dependent methyltransferase codes for MIFFTSPRVNLPSPLVEPLDDNNRIINLIAEITNESVEIVRHNLEEEEIRLGSKQIREFHDQGLLPHVWSEEMSEFYNNTDAFLYNLVAWNRNHIKLQMRDWIGKYLSREESSGLDILCLGDGLGIDTLYLAQAGHNVTYYDVPGYTETFARRLFEDSGLPVYIVNDIEAISKEAYDVVLCLDVLEHVSNPPSFVAEIYGYLRFGGRAIIHAPFYLVNENHLTHLKSNQKYSGRLDLFTKQGLHLVDGQLGWNPIVLRKIDQKAQLPSLWNLHLWGIQLMGLYIAITTRMWGNPFFWIIPKNK; via the coding sequence ATGATATTTTTTACTTCCCCGCGTGTAAATCTTCCTTCTCCTCTTGTTGAACCACTTGATGATAACAACAGGATTATTAATTTGATTGCTGAAATTACTAATGAATCTGTTGAAATTGTTCGCCATAATCTAGAAGAAGAAGAAATTCGCCTTGGTAGTAAACAAATCCGTGAATTTCATGACCAGGGTTTGTTACCCCATGTCTGGAGTGAAGAAATGAGCGAGTTTTACAATAATACAGATGCATTTTTGTACAATTTGGTGGCGTGGAACCGTAATCATATTAAGCTACAAATGCGTGATTGGATCGGGAAGTATTTGAGCCGCGAAGAGAGTTCTGGTTTGGATATTCTCTGTTTAGGAGATGGGTTGGGCATTGATACTCTTTATTTGGCTCAGGCAGGACATAATGTTACTTATTATGATGTACCAGGCTATACCGAAACATTTGCTCGTCGACTCTTTGAAGACTCTGGTTTGCCAGTATATATTGTTAATGATATTGAGGCAATTTCTAAAGAAGCTTATGATGTGGTTTTGTGCTTAGATGTGCTGGAACACGTTTCCAATCCACCCTCTTTTGTGGCTGAAATTTATGGCTATTTGCGATTTGGAGGAAGAGCTATTATCCATGCCCCGTTCTATTTAGTTAATGAGAATCATTTGACACATCTGAAGTCAAATCAGAAGTATAGTGGCAGGTTGGATCTGTTTACCAAGCAGGGATTACATTTGGTTGATGGGCAACTTGGCTGGAACCCGATTGTACTTCGTAAAATTGACCAGAAAGCCCAACTGCCCAGTTTATGGAATTTACATTTGTGGGGTATTCAATTAATGGGACTGTATATTGCCATTACCACTCGTATGTGGGGAAATCCATTTTTCTGGATTATTCCGAAGAATAAATAG
- a CDS encoding DMT family transporter: MNFSWSTWSFVFAASINTCIGNLLLKRSRLEAPDPGLVSLLLSPWFISGLVFYSINVVLFGKALDKLPVSTAYPVFAGLGFGLIAITGSWFFGERLGLNQYVGLGIILIGIIIMSRS; this comes from the coding sequence ATGAACTTTAGTTGGAGCACATGGAGTTTCGTCTTCGCTGCTAGCATTAATACTTGCATTGGAAATCTGCTATTGAAGCGATCGCGCCTTGAAGCCCCCGACCCTGGTTTAGTATCATTGCTATTGTCCCCTTGGTTTATCAGCGGACTGGTTTTCTACAGCATAAATGTAGTGCTATTTGGCAAAGCATTAGATAAATTGCCAGTTTCAACGGCTTACCCTGTCTTCGCTGGGTTGGGATTTGGCTTGATTGCCATTACTGGAAGTTGGTTTTTTGGAGAACGCCTTGGTCTCAACCAATACGTTGGACTAGGAATAATTTTGATTGGAATCATTATCATGTCGCGTTCCTAA
- a CDS encoding calcium-binding protein produces MSYVDFYGTTGNDVMFLVPDEVGKIQRYYGQEGDDTFYATTGHGGDTVNGGDGIDTLIVDYSANNYQGVYESGIKMYDYGSQFQIHAWRTPDPSGAYADSVHFTNIEKLQITGTFANDFLFGLNYDDKIYGNAGNDTIDGRSGNNFLDGGNGNDTITAGNNYGNGNDTIYGGDGDDLIKADWLGVTGAGNDQVYAGSGNDTIIAGGGIDVIDGGSGIDVVKGIDLSAATTGLVFNDLGVTQTEVSLSNGAKLVDVEYVDELIIGSGDDTITYTSSRNQIIKTGAGNDTVTAGIGYDVVDGGTGIDVLKVDYSANTYTGSNAGLFLDVNTATYSGSLYARNSSSTSDQVVYSNIERFDIKGTNAADLIRTGNFNDQIAGNSGNDSINSYGGDDLLDGGEGNDTILGGVGKDSITGSSGNDLLVGQDGNDLLIGGTGADRFGFGFNAAFNTQWLGVDTIEDFESGTDKIALNPMTFGLASGPLSEQMFATVVNDGDAAKSSALIVYNSITGGLFYNQNGATDGLGTGAQFANLNNLSTLTAADFVVQYF; encoded by the coding sequence ATGTCATACGTTGATTTTTATGGAACTACAGGTAATGATGTAATGTTTTTAGTGCCGGATGAAGTCGGAAAGATTCAACGGTACTATGGGCAGGAAGGCGATGATACTTTTTATGCAACAACTGGACATGGAGGAGACACAGTTAATGGTGGCGATGGGATTGACACATTAATAGTGGATTACTCCGCTAATAACTACCAAGGAGTGTATGAATCTGGCATTAAGATGTACGACTATGGGAGCCAATTTCAGATACATGCATGGCGAACCCCAGATCCCAGTGGTGCATACGCCGATTCAGTTCACTTTACCAATATTGAAAAACTTCAGATTACGGGCACTTTCGCAAATGACTTTCTCTTCGGTCTAAATTATGACGATAAAATCTATGGCAATGCAGGCAATGACACTATTGATGGTCGCAGTGGCAACAACTTCCTAGATGGTGGCAATGGCAATGATACAATCACCGCAGGCAATAATTATGGCAATGGCAATGATACTATTTATGGCGGCGATGGTGATGATCTCATAAAAGCAGATTGGCTAGGTGTAACCGGTGCTGGAAACGATCAAGTTTATGCTGGTAGCGGCAATGACACTATTATTGCAGGTGGAGGTATTGATGTAATTGATGGTGGATCTGGGATTGATGTCGTCAAAGGAATTGATCTCTCTGCTGCTACCACTGGGCTTGTATTCAACGACTTAGGTGTCACTCAGACAGAGGTTAGCTTATCTAATGGAGCCAAACTTGTTGATGTTGAATATGTAGACGAACTTATTATCGGTAGTGGTGACGACACTATCACCTACACATCTAGTCGGAACCAAATAATTAAAACAGGTGCAGGAAACGACACAGTTACAGCTGGGATTGGATATGACGTAGTAGACGGTGGTACTGGTATCGATGTATTAAAAGTAGACTATTCTGCCAATACTTACACTGGATCAAACGCTGGTCTTTTTTTAGATGTAAATACAGCCACTTACTCTGGCTCATTATATGCACGCAACAGTAGTTCAACTTCCGATCAAGTGGTTTACTCAAACATTGAGCGGTTTGATATCAAGGGTACTAACGCAGCTGACTTGATCCGAACTGGTAACTTTAACGATCAAATAGCTGGTAATAGTGGTAATGATTCTATTAATAGTTACGGTGGGGATGATTTATTGGATGGCGGCGAAGGCAATGATACTATCCTGGGTGGTGTCGGTAAAGACTCCATTACTGGGTCTAGTGGCAATGATTTATTAGTAGGTCAAGATGGCAACGACCTGTTAATAGGTGGTACTGGTGCAGATCGTTTTGGTTTCGGGTTCAATGCAGCTTTTAATACTCAATGGTTAGGAGTAGATACTATTGAAGATTTTGAGTCTGGTACTGACAAAATTGCTCTAAACCCTATGACTTTTGGATTGGCTAGTGGACCTTTATCTGAGCAAATGTTTGCCACTGTTGTCAATGATGGAGACGCAGCTAAAAGTAGTGCTTTGATTGTTTATAACAGCATAACAGGTGGATTGTTCTATAACCAAAACGGAGCTACAGATGGCTTGGGAACAGGTGCCCAGTTTGCGAATCTGAATAATCTATCTACTCTTACAGCCGCAGACTTCGTAGTACAGTACTTTTAA
- a CDS encoding sensor histidine kinase translates to MYHRVKNNLQVISSLLNLQSAYIKDKDDLVIFQQSQQRIASIALIHEKLYQSQDLARINFGEYTRDLVASLFTTYEVNEDAITARINIDEDVSLGLDTAIPCSLIIHELVSNSLKYAFPQGRNGSIYIELYQSHDNNLILRVSDDGIGLPSNFDFKKIGSLGLQLVDALTSQLAGSIIIKGDSGVKCQLIFPFM, encoded by the coding sequence ATTTACCATCGTGTCAAAAACAATTTACAGGTGATTTCTAGTTTGCTAAATTTGCAATCTGCGTATATCAAAGACAAAGACGATTTAGTAATATTCCAACAAAGCCAGCAGCGAATTGCATCAATAGCTCTGATTCACGAAAAATTGTATCAATCTCAAGATTTAGCGAGGATTAATTTTGGTGAATATACTCGAGATTTAGTAGCGAGTTTATTTACTACATACGAAGTCAATGAAGATGCCATCACCGCCCGAATAAATATTGATGAGGATGTTTCACTAGGCTTGGATACAGCGATTCCTTGTAGCTTAATTATCCATGAGCTTGTATCCAATTCTTTAAAATATGCATTTCCTCAAGGTAGAAATGGTTCAATTTATATTGAACTTTATCAAAGTCATGACAATAATTTGATCCTGAGAGTTAGTGATGATGGTATTGGTTTACCTTCAAATTTTGATTTCAAAAAAATAGGCTCATTAGGTTTACAATTAGTAGATGCTCTCACTTCTCAATTAGCAGGAAGTATCATTATAAAAGGCGACAGTGGAGTAAAATGTCAGTTGATATTTCCATTTATGTAA
- a CDS encoding hybrid sensor histidine kinase/response regulator, translating into MTNARILVVEDEAIVAKDLQYRLNKFGYTVPAIASSGEEAINKAMEILPDLVLMDIRLKGKIDGIEAAQEIYKRLDIPIIYLTAYADDKTLERAKITEPFGYLLKPFKEKELQTNIEITLVKHGLEKQLKANKKWLDALLKSISDGVIASDLQELITFMNPVAENLTGWKQEEACGRNSSEVFNIANAETHHPLENPIIKVLQDGTIVNLPAETILIAKDGAEIPIDDSVAPIKDDKDKITGAVLIFRDITERKRAIEARQKQIEQEQLVSQLEEINELKNDFLSLVSHELRSPLSNIKVMIQMLQTSTGTEETQHYLELMDGECDRELELINDLLDLQRLESSSYSIITPDALFLQQWLPWVIEPFQTRIQEHQQTLQINLRADLPPLSSDSTSLERILVELLNNACKYTPAGGEILLSVLHNSSETPPNTIISISNSAEIPATELPRIFEKFYRLPHADIWNQGGSGLGLPIVQKLIEQLQGKIQVESNNGWTTFTLTLHDL; encoded by the coding sequence ATGACAAATGCCAGAATATTAGTTGTAGAAGATGAAGCTATTGTTGCCAAGGATTTACAGTATCGACTAAACAAATTTGGTTATACGGTTCCTGCCATAGCTTCTTCTGGGGAAGAAGCTATTAATAAAGCAATGGAAATTTTGCCAGATTTGGTGCTAATGGATATTAGACTCAAAGGTAAAATTGACGGGATAGAAGCTGCTCAAGAAATCTATAAACGCTTGGATATTCCCATAATTTATTTGACCGCTTATGCAGATGATAAAACATTAGAACGAGCCAAGATAACTGAACCGTTCGGCTATCTACTCAAACCTTTTAAAGAAAAGGAATTACAAACTAATATTGAGATAACTTTGGTGAAACATGGTCTAGAAAAGCAATTAAAAGCAAATAAAAAATGGCTGGATGCACTTTTAAAAAGTATCAGCGATGGTGTGATTGCTAGCGACCTGCAAGAATTGATCACTTTTATGAATCCTGTGGCTGAAAATCTGACCGGATGGAAACAGGAAGAAGCTTGTGGCAGAAATTCATCAGAAGTATTTAATATTGCCAATGCAGAAACTCATCACCCTCTTGAAAATCCGATTATCAAAGTTCTTCAAGATGGTACTATTGTAAATCTACCAGCAGAAACTATTTTGATTGCTAAAGACGGCGCAGAAATACCGATTGATGATAGTGTTGCACCAATTAAAGATGACAAAGATAAAATTACGGGTGCTGTGTTGATATTTCGGGATATTACTGAGCGCAAACGAGCCATTGAAGCACGTCAAAAGCAAATCGAGCAAGAGCAACTTGTAAGCCAATTAGAGGAGATAAATGAACTCAAAAATGACTTCTTGAGCTTAGTTTCTCATGAATTGCGATCGCCTCTGAGCAATATCAAGGTAATGATTCAAATGTTACAAACTTCTACTGGTACTGAGGAAACTCAGCATTATCTAGAATTGATGGACGGTGAGTGCGATCGCGAGCTAGAACTCATCAACGATTTACTAGACTTACAACGCCTAGAAAGCTCATCCTACTCAATAATTACACCTGATGCGTTGTTCTTACAACAGTGGCTACCTTGGGTGATTGAGCCATTTCAAACCCGTATTCAAGAACATCAGCAAACTTTACAGATAAATCTAAGAGCAGATCTGCCGCCACTTTCCTCAGACAGCACTAGCTTAGAACGAATCTTAGTAGAATTGCTCAATAATGCCTGTAAATACACACCTGCGGGTGGTGAAATTCTGCTCAGTGTACTTCACAATTCTTCAGAAACACCCCCAAATACTATTATTAGTATTAGTAATTCAGCAGAAATTCCGGCAACAGAATTACCGCGAATCTTTGAGAAATTCTATCGCCTCCCTCATGCAGACATCTGGAATCAAGGTGGTTCAGGATTAGGTCTACCTATAGTACAGAAATTAATCGAACAACTGCAAGGAAAGATTCAAGTAGAAAGCAACAATGGATGGACGACATTCACCCTGACGTTACATGATTTATAG
- the argJ gene encoding bifunctional glutamate N-acetyltransferase/amino-acid acetyltransferase ArgJ, translated as MSLTTSSTPQGFSAFITNLGIRDTTDDFVLIKSEVPCVADGVFTQSLFAGPSVTISRDNLKDSQAQAIVVISKNANVANGSVGIADAQEVLQLVATETGIAAHNIVIASTGVIGRRYPIEKIRAGLLGLGKKLTAADFHAAARGIMTTDTVAKLATRQIGNAKLVGIAKGVGMIEPNMATLLTFFFTDAAIEANSLRSIFRSTIDKTFNCLSVDTDTSTSDSAVILANGLAGEVPEADFANALQEVAHELVLKIARDAEGATKIIQVTVDSAINYAQAKKVAKAIVNSPLVKTAVYGADPNWGRVAMAIGKCENEQQINPEKVVIRFDNVKVYPDSLTEENLEQLRQIMSKDKVDIHVSLNIGETSATVWGCDLSEGYIEINGKYST; from the coding sequence ATGTCATTAACTACATCTTCCACACCTCAAGGATTTAGCGCATTTATTACTAACTTGGGAATCCGAGATACAACAGATGATTTTGTCTTGATTAAATCAGAAGTTCCTTGTGTAGCTGATGGAGTTTTTACTCAAAGTCTTTTCGCCGGACCGAGTGTTACTATTAGCCGCGATAACTTAAAAGATTCACAAGCACAAGCAATTGTCGTTATATCTAAGAATGCAAATGTCGCTAATGGTTCTGTTGGTATCGCTGATGCCCAAGAGGTTTTGCAATTAGTTGCAACTGAAACTGGAATTGCTGCACATAATATTGTGATAGCTTCTACAGGTGTAATTGGTAGACGTTACCCCATTGAAAAAATCCGCGCCGGTTTATTAGGATTGGGGAAAAAATTGACTGCTGCTGATTTTCATGCCGCAGCCCGTGGTATTATGACCACCGATACAGTAGCGAAACTAGCTACACGGCAAATCGGAAATGCCAAGCTGGTGGGAATTGCCAAAGGTGTCGGTATGATTGAGCCGAATATGGCTACCCTCCTAACTTTCTTTTTTACTGATGCTGCTATTGAAGCAAACAGCCTACGTTCTATTTTTCGTTCTACTATCGATAAAACATTTAATTGCCTGAGTGTAGACACTGACACTTCTACTAGTGACTCCGCCGTAATTTTAGCAAATGGTTTAGCAGGTGAAGTTCCAGAAGCAGATTTTGCTAATGCATTGCAAGAAGTTGCACATGAATTAGTCCTGAAAATTGCCAGAGATGCAGAAGGCGCTACTAAGATTATTCAGGTAACTGTAGATTCCGCTATTAACTATGCACAAGCTAAAAAAGTAGCTAAAGCAATTGTCAATTCACCATTAGTAAAAACCGCCGTCTATGGAGCAGATCCAAACTGGGGACGAGTCGCTATGGCTATAGGCAAATGTGAAAATGAACAACAAATAAATCCAGAAAAAGTTGTTATTAGATTTGACAATGTGAAAGTTTATCCTGATAGTTTAACCGAGGAAAATCTGGAACAATTACGGCAAATTATGTCCAAAGACAAAGTAGATATTCATGTTAGTCTTAATATTGGGGAAACTTCTGCAACTGTGTGGGGTTGCGATCTTTCAGAAGGTTACATAGAAATTAATGGCAAATACTCAACTTGA
- a CDS encoding AAA family ATPase produces the protein MDFDYYRSNDGTPANNTRQSLLASGWRPFHRELDLGFFWHLLSHDSRELTQKSLNLASNVADILGRNNYAWWANLLSVVSDNTRYEIEKFWNYITPDPQSPDHRYKDVLSSETPIVQFVSRSSIPIDYVLNRLQEITILRVLHLLARPDIITQYYSERDFYFPVEKFFSWERLDVINTVYAYWSQYDVWLQIDPYDRGRRQYTLMARNLAPLINKATYDLAVMLSGYQSRVGKVHSQFPIRTFPADIQNFTDSVQQAILNQNQLAVVVHGEPGTGKTAWTQAVAKEILIPLGFVIFILDHDAIANFVPPTYLERICIVINEADNLAQNRASEVAQYNNKTEHILSLLDGTLYQSVIDDSGIQMQQRLVVLMTCNTTERLDPAMLRKGRVDLMYEFTQLFV, from the coding sequence ATGGATTTTGACTATTATAGAAGCAATGATGGCACTCCTGCGAATAATACTCGTCAAAGCTTACTTGCTAGCGGTTGGCGGCCGTTTCACCGAGAATTAGACTTGGGCTTTTTCTGGCATTTATTATCTCATGATTCACGGGAATTAACTCAAAAAAGCTTGAATTTAGCGAGTAATGTCGCTGATATTTTGGGGCGAAATAATTATGCTTGGTGGGCAAATTTATTAAGTGTTGTATCGGATAATACGCGTTACGAAATTGAAAAATTTTGGAATTATATTACACCAGATCCTCAATCACCAGATCATCGCTACAAAGATGTTTTGAGTAGCGAAACGCCCATCGTCCAATTTGTCAGTCGCAGCAGTATTCCCATTGATTACGTTCTCAACCGATTGCAAGAAATTACTATACTAAGAGTTTTACATTTGTTGGCTCGTCCTGATATTATTACCCAATATTATTCAGAAAGAGATTTTTACTTTCCTGTAGAAAAGTTTTTTAGCTGGGAAAGGTTAGATGTAATCAATACTGTTTATGCGTACTGGTCTCAATATGACGTTTGGTTGCAAATTGATCCTTACGATCGCGGGCGACGACAATATACTTTAATGGCGAGAAATTTAGCGCCATTAATTAACAAAGCAACTTACGACTTAGCAGTCATGCTGAGTGGATATCAAAGTCGTGTCGGCAAAGTTCACAGTCAATTTCCCATTCGCACATTTCCAGCAGATATCCAAAACTTTACTGATTCTGTACAGCAAGCAATTCTCAATCAAAATCAGTTAGCAGTTGTTGTACATGGAGAACCGGGGACTGGTAAAACAGCTTGGACACAAGCAGTAGCAAAAGAAATTCTTATACCTTTAGGTTTTGTCATTTTCATTTTAGATCATGATGCGATCGCCAACTTTGTCCCACCAACTTACTTAGAGCGAATTTGTATCGTAATTAACGAAGCTGATAATTTAGCCCAAAATCGTGCATCTGAAGTAGCGCAATACAATAACAAAACCGAACACATTCTGAGTTTGTTAGATGGCACTTTGTATCAGAGTGTAATTGATGACTCTGGTATTCAAATGCAGCAACGCTTAGTTGTCTTAATGACTTGCAACACTACTGAAAGATTAGATCCAGCCATGTTGCGTAAAGGCAGGGTGGATTTAATGTATGAGTTTACGCAATTATTTGTGTAA
- a CDS encoding AAA family ATPase: MKIQQLITEALSLPNNAIAYHISQELAAIYPHKGLVEGNDSTFNLEKYAKVNLCTLQQNIFIHNQIITSWDGMEQEIYNYTENASFEVTWQGQKLDILLMSWQEGYCKNRYYWILAESKEIAEEFFVAVCDWNSEIRDEVLVFEDGYWDKNQDLFQSIKGATFNNLILQGNLKQDIQDDLNTFFASRETYAAYGVPWKRGILFIGSPGNGKTHTVKALINQMQQPCLYVKSFKSEYQTDSENIRQVFKQARQSAPCILVLEDIDSLLSEENRSFFLNELDGFALNEGIITIATTNHPERLDSAISDRPSRFDRKYHFELPDILARQAYITLWNQKLKTAMQLSDEAINHIVKLTDDFSFAYLKELFLSSMIRWMVTLETGAMEKIMLSQVAVLREQMSSTTIGSES; this comes from the coding sequence GTGAAAATTCAACAATTGATTACAGAAGCACTCAGTCTACCGAATAATGCCATCGCCTACCACATCAGTCAGGAATTAGCAGCAATTTATCCCCATAAAGGACTGGTAGAGGGAAACGATTCGACATTTAATTTAGAGAAGTATGCCAAGGTAAACCTCTGTACTCTTCAACAGAATATCTTTATCCACAACCAGATAATTACTAGCTGGGATGGGATGGAGCAAGAAATTTACAATTATACCGAAAATGCCAGTTTTGAAGTTACATGGCAAGGGCAAAAACTTGATATCCTCTTAATGAGTTGGCAGGAAGGTTATTGTAAAAATCGATATTACTGGATTTTAGCTGAGAGCAAAGAAATAGCTGAAGAATTTTTTGTTGCAGTTTGTGATTGGAATTCCGAAATTCGTGACGAGGTTTTAGTCTTTGAAGATGGTTATTGGGACAAAAATCAAGACTTATTTCAATCCATTAAAGGTGCTACTTTTAATAATTTGATTTTGCAGGGTAATCTCAAGCAAGATATTCAAGATGACCTGAATACATTCTTTGCATCCCGCGAAACCTACGCAGCTTATGGTGTACCTTGGAAGCGGGGTATTTTGTTCATTGGTTCACCGGGAAATGGCAAAACCCACACAGTAAAAGCATTGATTAATCAAATGCAACAACCTTGCTTATACGTGAAAAGCTTCAAGTCTGAGTATCAGACTGATAGCGAAAATATTCGGCAAGTATTCAAACAAGCTAGGCAATCAGCACCTTGTATTTTGGTACTAGAAGATATCGATTCTCTCTTGAGTGAAGAAAATCGCTCTTTCTTTTTAAATGAATTGGATGGCTTCGCCTTGAACGAAGGAATTATCACCATTGCAACTACAAATCATCCAGAACGTTTAGATTCAGCAATTAGCGATCGCCCCAGCCGCTTTGACCGCAAATATCACTTTGAATTGCCCGATATCCTAGCGAGACAAGCTTACATAACTTTGTGGAACCAGAAATTAAAAACTGCAATGCAGTTGTCTGATGAAGCTATAAATCATATAGTTAAATTGACAGATGACTTTTCTTTTGCGTATCTTAAAGAACTATTTCTATCATCGATGATTCGTTGGATGGTAACCTTAGAAACTGGGGCAATGGAGAAAATTATGCTTTCTCAAGTTGCGGTTTTGCGAGAACAAATGAGCAGCACAACTATTGGTAGTGAAAGCTGA
- a CDS encoding GNAT family N-acetyltransferase, which produces MKVYRFQNATEFYARVKDYLLNQEAMHNLLLGISHTLIENPERFEEKPYLSTVEVNGDIVAVAMRTPPRPLLLSEIKDFQAVELLAQDLSISYPSLPGVNAPTDEAQAFTLAWHSLTGQSYQLKVALRTFKLEKVKPISQVTGYLRLATEDDRELLKNWHEAFSLEALGEIELDAERWVQGVLRQGTAYLWQDEVAVSIACHGGTTPNGARVGMVYTPPEHRRRGYASASVAALSQTLLDRGNRFCFLFTDLANPTSNHIYQEIGYQPVGDWHNYSFV; this is translated from the coding sequence ATGAAAGTCTATCGATTTCAAAATGCTACTGAATTTTATGCCAGAGTGAAAGACTACTTGCTAAATCAGGAAGCAATGCATAACTTACTGTTGGGAATTAGCCATACCTTAATTGAAAATCCCGAACGCTTTGAGGAAAAGCCTTATTTGTCAACAGTGGAGGTAAATGGAGATATTGTGGCTGTAGCCATGAGAACACCACCTAGACCATTGCTACTCTCCGAGATTAAAGATTTCCAAGCAGTGGAGTTACTTGCTCAAGATTTATCTATCTCCTACCCATCACTACCAGGAGTAAATGCTCCCACAGATGAGGCGCAAGCTTTTACTCTGGCGTGGCATTCGCTGACTGGTCAATCCTATCAGTTGAAAGTAGCTTTGCGTACCTTTAAATTAGAAAAGGTAAAGCCAATTTCTCAAGTCACAGGTTATTTACGTCTAGCCACAGAGGATGACCGAGAACTTTTGAAGAATTGGCATGAAGCCTTTTCTCTAGAAGCTTTGGGCGAGATTGAATTAGATGCAGAACGCTGGGTTCAAGGAGTTTTACGCCAAGGTACTGCTTACCTTTGGCAGGACGAAGTAGCAGTTTCAATAGCTTGTCATGGTGGAACCACGCCCAATGGTGCGCGGGTTGGTATGGTGTACACACCGCCTGAACATCGCCGTAGAGGCTACGCCAGCGCTTCTGTTGCAGCTTTGAGTCAGACTTTATTAGATCGAGGAAATCGATTCTGTTTTTTATTCACAGATTTGGCAAACCCAACATCCAATCATATATATCAGGAAATTGGTTACCAACCAGTGGGCGATTGGCATAATTACTCGTTCGTCTGA